TGATTGTAAAGgactttaatttaaaaagtcaTTCCATTTTCTCAGAGATGATATCATTAATCATATGCACGAGGAGATTGTACATTTGTACCTCACACGTATATAAGTTGTACAACATAGTGACCTTGGGTTTGGATTccatatgtatgtatatatatattattttaaaatgtaaactAAATTGGAAGAGATctagaataatttaatttgtaccCTACTTATGAATATTGGGTATCATATCAAATAAGGCTAATTAAAGTTGGCAATAAgatattgtacaaatttttattatttccaaaataaatccacgttaaattttagttttattttggtcaacaaaatatttttgaatagaTGAGTCAcgcttttattttaaagaatatacaatatatataaacaaaccTTCAACTGAAATAATCTGTAAACACATGAAATAAGTTGCGAAAAATATACTAAGGAAAATGAATTTGTAGGAGTTATTTGGGCCTTGAATTAAAGTTTGAACCCGTTGcgaaaagtgaaaaatgattataattattatttaattattatatactaagGAAAATTTAgttgatataaaattttcatataactttaattatatgaaaaatggtcaaattttatatgaaaaatttagttgcgaaaaatgaaaaatgaaaatgattataattaaAGTTGCGAAAAATATACTAAGGAAAATAACTGAACCCGTTGCAGCTTATTTGGGCCTTGAATTAAAGTTTTTAAATGAAAGTATAACTTCATTTGCTGGGCCAAAATGGCCCAATTGAaatcttgtgttgatttacaaaaaaataaataaaatactacaatacattttcaatttctgagcaagtataatagtattaattattttccctTCAATAAATACACACACCCGTAGTATGTttatcatcaattaatttcggGTTTTGGATTAAAACCGGATCTAACAAAATTCCGcctattttgaatattattgaattaattcacatactaaattttattattattattattattattattattattattattattattattattattattattattattattctggTGATTTATAAGGGTTGTGGTCCATGACATAGTGGTCCAAGCCCAAAACTGATTAGGATGGATGGATTGAGAAGTATTTGGCATTTTCGATTCGGGTTATCTCAATTTAATTCCTATCATTTAAATCAAGTCTTTTTTAAGGGTTAAGATTTTTTGGctcctaaaaaaaatgtatttctAATTTTCATCGATGATGTATTTTAATGCCttcaaattgatttttcttttcaggCATGATTAAACCGTGAGGGTCAAAATTTGTCTTTCGTTTTTTTTTGTCTCcgttgattatttttatagtaagtgCTTTTATGTTCGGATACCTTCATaaatatcttcttcttttttagaCTATAATGCTTACCTTCataaatttcttcttcttcttttttttttttttttctactttcaATTGTCATATCTTGATTTGAGAAAATTGTATTGTTTGCTATGTGAATATCGCTTAGATACCAATTGTCATATCTTGATTTGAGAAAATTGTATTGTTTGCTATGTGAATGTCGCTTAGATACCTTAAATCACGGAGTAAATTGGCTAAATccttttgattttaaaattatctaaTTGTTAATTAGAGCCCGTTTTGTCTGGGTACAATTTAGAACTTTggttcaattttaatttctgttcgTGGTGAATTTTTACGATGCAAATTGAGGAGAAAAGTGTAGTTTATGCTAGCTATAGGTCGACTCTAACTAGTTTTTGTGGTACAAGTTCTTCATTGGGTGTAATTGGATATTTGAACAAATGCTTTTTGATATAAGCTATGTAAGAGCTTCGTTAGTTTAGCAATTCATGATACAAAAGATCAAATAAGTTACTTAGGGATGTGAATCAGGCCAATCTGTTTGGGTTCAGGCCAACCCGTTTGGGTTCGGGCCAACCCACTCGGATTGCCGGGCTATTTGGGTACGAGCTAttcgggttataaatttttcgagtaaaaaattttcaaccctaacccgcCGGGTTATGGGCTAACCCATCGGGCTATTCGGACCTAAAAACTTTCGAAAATAATCTCATGTAATCAAATTTTTCTcagtaaaatgatttttaaattaaatttttttttatcttagtgatagaatcatataaaatcttcaattGTTTTATAGTTTTCATCAATAATAGTTGGATAGAAGCctttcatctcgatcaactacaatctaaacaaagataaatcaatattaaatcaatttatatcaattaaagcttgtgctcgtgtcattattttggcactgtatataattaattctttatgaaaaataaaaatcatatcttacatgaatcattattaaaatgataaatatattaaaattttgattgttaattcttaattttgtattgatttaTGTTGGTGGTAGTAAGACAGTAGTGACAGATGATGGGATGATGCAATAATGAGTTGACGTGGAACTTGAAAGTTAATAGTATTAGATTGAGTGGAAAATGGTAGAATGTAGATTGAAAAAGACTAAATGATTGTGCCACATGGAATTCAATAAGTCCCTAAAAcgcaatattttttaattgaaagtTGCAACCCGTCGGGTCAACCCACAACCGTTCGGACCAACCCGTTTAACCCGTCAATCCATTCGGGCCAACCCATTTAGCCTGTTTTGTATTCGCGTTATAAAATTACAGTCCTAACCTGCTCATTTTACAGGACTATTTAGATCGACCCACAAGTTAATTCgggttgaattgacatccctagaaCTACTACCACACCGTACTATTTTAAGCTCAAAACACttgtatttattaaaatattataatgtttATTCTTTTTACGTGtgcaaccaaaaaaaatgaaatttatgcaCACCTTAAATTTTATGAGCGCTACTATGTATTATAAACTTCAATGTGTTGATGGACTCTACTTCTAATCTTATAagattttatgaataaataaaaaactatataacgattagccaaatattacaaattggtgattaaattataattatggcCCACACGCGTAACAAATACTAGTAGTTGGAAAAGgcgtaaaataaaataaaataataaggcGTGGATTGCTGCAAGTAAAATGACAAATGAAAACTTACATAaatctataatatatttaatcctAAGagaatatattcatattttcaagTTATTGAGAACATGATTTAGCAGAGGCAGCATCGCTCCATAGCAAGTCACGTTCTTTTGTTTGGTACTTAAATTGGCATTTTCATCAAACCCACTcccctttatttttttatcacctttaatttaatttgatatgtcTACCTAAATATCACACGTCGGAAGTGATTgtttatctaattaaatatatctaCTTATAAAGTCATGAACaatattaagaatataatttgCTAATAACATAAACTTTCAATAGTGTGTActcttataattaaaaaaaacagtatttttatgcaattcgtaaatttaataattataattgtaattcatgagatatataagaaaagaaaatttaaaaataaaatatataataattttacttattttatgttttatatgGTTATGCGTTTGTACATGTGTATGCGTGTACAGAGATAAATATTGCCACAAATTCTTCCATGTTATCACATGCCTCTAAactccaaaaaatatatatatatatatatatataccttaTCATAAAAAAGgggaatatataatattggCGTCCAAAATTACTTCTCCTtatttactagtactactatttcatgatgaaaaagtggaaaataaatttaacttcCAACCATatgtaataaattttcaattatgaaAAGTTTCAGTCCATATAATAACGACGTGCACTAACTCTCAATCATTAGCTCCAACAAAACACAAATTGTACGAAAATAAACCTATAAAAACGGAATCATAAATTTAGgagaattatttttactgAAACAAGAATGTGACAACATCCTAAAATGAAAGTAACCTGACAAACTCTCTTAAATAGGATTTTGCAatacattttgaaaaatgatgaTGCCTACTGTTACAGattcattcaaatttaatgtaGTTATCCAAAATTAAGTCTGGATTTGTTCGAATATTAGCCGATTCAATCGAGCGTGATTAACAATTATGTAGATAACCTTTATTAtccacatttatttttttactacttttggccTAAACTCAATATCGAGTGGCAGTGCCGAACATTGAGAAGTGTTTGGTCACTAGCACCCGGCAaagattttttgtttttgtgttcgCTACTATCGGGTGGTTTGGTTCACTTTATACCCCGATAACAGtaaagtttgtttttattgttacatatagtttaattatttaactcatatcttataaatttatgtttgtgtgtgatattaattatctcatttttattaaattgattttctatGGGTAGGAAAGaatatttattacacatttcCGTGAGTACATGTCCCCTCAGATCCTAGTTGGAATAATTAGTTAATCCACCCATTAATTCTACAtagaaaacataattaattgcTAATGAATTCTATCAAATCAAGAGGGtcaaattcactaattattacaacaaaaatatacactgtcactgaaaaaaaaacagcCACTTTTTGTAATACCATCAGcagtaaaataattaaagtcatttttagttaattgCTTACAATTATTGAAggaggaaaagaaaacaaaggatAAGACAAAGTGAAACGTATGAAATGCCTGTTGTCTTAATTGGCCTATGGTTTTTTTCGATgtagagatgaagaaataaaagatacCTTCTCATCCacaccctctctctctctctttctctctctctctctactgtTTTCATATGTATGGCTTCTTTCGAATCTTGTTGTTCTCAGCAACAGTCGATGTTTTTATTGTAAAAgcttttggatttttggagCTCTACCAATttcatagtactattttttttaccctttttctatcatttctaatatatatatacacaattaCACACACGAAAAcgtatatatacacacatacatgtgtgtgtgtgttgattaatttgatgattttttttctctctttctagGGTTTGggaattgaagaaaaagaagaagaagagaggcATGATGAATTTGGAGTGAAGAAAGCTTTTTGATTGACCTTTGTGTAATAGGTTTCATCACTTTTTGTGAAACTTCTTTTTCCCAATTTAGGGTTTTCTTTAATCTCCaaataatatttgatcatTGCCACTTTAGAAAtcattgaaaaagaaaagctgAATTTTCTTGACTCTTTAAAAGGTAGAGGTAGTAGTAGTAGGCCTTTTAGATTCACATACACcacaaaaatttttaaaaaaaattatttaggaagggaaaaaaaatgttacaaGGCAATGATTCTATGTCGAATTTAACTTCGGCGATATCGAATGAAGCAAGCATCAATTCGAGCTCAAATGGTAATGAAATGGTTGGAGGTACAATCCCACAGCAGCATATGTACAACCCCTCACAGCCTCCTCCCAACAAGAGGAGAAGAAACCTACCTGGCAATCCAggtacaataaaattaaatctctcataactttttttagtaatttttatttagaataattATAGTGAATTTAGCATCCGGATCGAAAAATTTTAGATCCGGACGCGGAGGTGGTGGCGCTGTCGCCACACGCGCTGATGGCGACGAACCGGTTCGTGTGCGAGATCTGCAACAAGGGCTTCCAGCGGGAGCAGAACCTGCAGCTGCACCGGCGGGGCCACAACCTGCCTTGGAAGCTCAAGCAGAGGAGCAGTAAAGATGTGGTGAGGAAAAAGGTGTATGTCTGCCCCGAGCCGAGCTGCGTCCATCATGACGCGGCTCGGGCCCTGGGGGACTTGACTGGGATAAAGAAGCATTTCTTTAGGAAGCACGGCGAGAAGAAGTGGAAGTGCGAGAAATGCTCGAAGCGGTACGCTGTCCAGTCCGATTGGAAGGCCCATTCCAAGATATGCGGCACCCGTGAGTACCGATGCGACTGCGGTACCCTCTTTTCCAGGTAATCTAGATTCATTATTATTTCGATAATTCTATGCAGCCACATTATGACTTACCTCGCACCACACTTTTTAaacaaattgcaaattaataattataattaattctcaaatttatttaattattatatactattgCCTCCGTCTCGCATTAACTGTcacatttacttttctgcaaatgttaataaatagttaaagtggaaaaatagtactaaaataagatagagaataatgtaaagaaaattattctCTACCTTATTCtcgattttatttatttattagtatcatttttacaaaacgagtgcagagaAGTAAATGTGAGAGATAATgcgggacggaggtagtaattttttaaatttggctaatttttatgttttgaaataaaaaaaaaaaagaattttttgaTAGAGTGGGGTGTGGGGGGTAGGGAGAGTAAAGCAAAACTAATCCATGGCTACTTTTCTGCTACAAAAGCAAATTGCTGCTAAAAAATGATAGCTGAAACACAAAGGAGTTGACGATTTTACTGAATCAATGCgtgttgtgtgtgagagagaaagttagagagagaaaacacaCATGCACATAGCAGCAAGAAGCAAGAAAGCAAGCAGAGTTGTTTTCTCTTTTGTTGGAGATAATTTATGATGACATCCAAACAGTgttatagtactatttgtatttggagagagagagagagatacatatattgttattactactattctctctttctctctctagctcTCGTTTTGTTCCCTTTGTTGTTTAGCGCCttgtttgttttcatttgtttgtaTGCTTCACAGGCGCGACAGTTTCATCACGCACAGAGCCTTCTGCGACGCCTTAGCCGAAGAGAGCTCCAGAGCCATCCCCCAAACAGGCCCTAACCATCATAACCCCCAAATCCACCCcttccaaaaccctaatttcccCCAACTCAAGCAAGAAACCCTAAATTTCACCCTCCCTCCGTGGCTCTCCGTCCCGGAAAACCCCTTCCCCGAGACCCCCAGCCTCGCCTTCTCAGCCGCAGCGCCGTCGCTGATGTCAGCGACGGCCCTGCTCCAGAAGGCGGCGCAGATGGGGGTTGCAATGAGGGGGAAAATGCCCTACTTGGGGCCGGACCACGAGGACCAGACTAATATCCTCGCGGCCCGGCCCCATCATCAGATGGGCGGCGGACAGGGCTTCAGTGCGGCCTCGTCCGCGGCCCTGGCGCCTCGGGACGAGTTTGCGGCCGCGTACGAGAATATGGCGATGGCGGCCGCCTCGACGAGCGGGTTCCAAGGGTTTGAGGATAGTTTCAATGGGATGTTCAATGGGAAGAGGAATTTGGAGAGCTTTCAACAAGGCAGTGGCGGACGAGGCGGCGAAGACGGGATGACGAGGGATTTTTTAGGGTTGAGGGCGTTCCCGCATAGGGATTTTAGCAATATGGCTGGGCTTGATCAAATGGGGAGTTCGACGACGTCGTTTGATCATCAAAATCAAGGGCCATGGCAAAGTTGAACAATGGTTTGGATTTTGTACTATTGTTTTCGTGTGTCCCTATTTAGGGAGGGATTTTGGTTGGTTTagttttgatgtttttgttgtgttaatttgtttgaattttggaaataactCTAAGAAGAGATAGTTAAAAcatctttgttttttgttaattgCAATCTATATGAACTTGTTTTGATCGACGATAcatatttgttaattagtagtactagtatagtATTTTGTGTGTGCGCttgaaaatcttatttaagcTTAGTTGTTTTTCAATCTTCAAGTTGAAATTGTATGTAATATGAATTTGGTATTAATCTAATTCTCTCACACCCTTATTTCTTGATCTATATACATAGagagaatattaaatatatagttgCATTCCATATGATTgaacctttttatttttaattatacctTTTTAGTGTCACACGAATTTTCGTACaatcatcaattttttgtAAGGTTAATGAAGTTAAAATGGCtacaactattttttataatttatagagataattataactttataagaacacactaaaaatttgatattattatttaattaaaaacaagtTTAATCAGCATGCGATCTATAATTGTATGTGATCATGCATTATACATAgatatggaaataaaaataatagaggcAAGTTGATGAATTATTTGAAGAACTTCAATAAAGctgattaatttattgaatatatatattatattggcatatttttattctgctctGGCCATTTATCAAAGATTCTATTTGAGCTGAAgcatatgtatttatatattactacaaACGTGTCGAGCTTATGCAAGATAGTCCCtgtattatataaataattttaaaaattattatatacagTAATTATGTTTTATAACACGACACAGAGACAGGACAATAAACAATCataatgattttattatgCGTGGATCGCACTTGTACATAAACTGTATATGCATAATATACTTATGTGCATATAGAAATATTGGACATTATAGTTTTTGTGTTCTTTTGTAGAACTCGAATTTCACTATTTCGATTTGGTAATATAAcaccaaataataatacacAGAATCATgaatatattcattatttatttattatagaatTGAATGCAATATCTTGTTATTTTAGTGACAAACGATACAATCTCTTCTATGTATTAGACGTTTGAAAGCTCCATTATTTTGCTtctctaaattaaaaatactcctGGGAAAGGAAACGATTACCTGAAAGATGaagtaaattatttgaaatataacaCAAGTTACATAACATGGTCCATGGACGaaggtaaaaataaaataaaataaaaagatatccaccatttattaatttgtagaaGAAACAAGATAAAGAGTCACAGCTGTTGTAACCATCACATTCTGGACTATCCTATTGAGTAAGATTCTTCTAACATTTGTACCACTTTCATGCCCTAAGGTTCACAGGTTCTTTGGGGTCTCATATTTCGTACACATGCCccaaaaatttgttttgttaggTATTATGTACTTTAAATTGGATAAATTGGcggaaaaatcataaattcagATAAAATTctgacaaaattttaatattcaatgataaaatcaatgaattttgacatttctcttaattttgtcGAGGTCTGATTCGGATGAAATTGTATATAATGTGACTTCCGAAAAAATCAACGAAATTAACAACACCCGTGAATATTATCATTTCTTCAACACAATTAACAAATAACCCAACCAGGTCATCAGTTAAAAACGTGTACACCAAATCAACAACATATCACGAATAGAAAATTTTAGCTtgtgacattaattattgataaatgttgaatgcttgtaaaatttaaagaatcgGGAAATTATTGAGCAAAAAGTTTGTtttgagacattttttttagatagACATTGTTTCACGAAGCTTCATACGAGTTCCATACTGGTATCACTAAGTAACATACTAACTGTCTTACCCCATTTTAAGATTTAACATGTTCCACGAAGCTTCATATGAGTTGACAATCAACCCAAACCCATATTGTGTGAGTTACATTACAACGAAATAATTTACTACTTATGGACACATGATTTTAATAACTGGGCCAGAATAACAGAGGAGTATTACTAGTAATTATGGACAAGGCTTATTTTTTGTCCTTAGTCTTGATCCATTTGCCCACAtataaacattataaaaaaacactgtAGTACGTATCAACGGGTTATAGTGCAGCTGACATCGTGGAGCTGTGGTGACCTTGATGTTTTAAGTTCAAACCACAGTACGTACCAACGGTTTGTAGTGCAATCGGCAGCGCGAAGCTGAGATGACCTTGAGGtcttaagtaaaaaaaaaaaaaagaccttGAGGTCTTAAGTTCAAACGCCGCCACCCGCTAGGAGACTTTCGGCCTCAATCAACAAACTCGGTCGAGTAGGATTAGTCGACCTTGAAGTCTTAAGCTCAAACTCGATCGAGCAGGATCAATCAAATGCCGCCAAAGAATCTTGAAGTTTTAAGCTCAAACCCGATCGAGCAGGATTAATCAAATGTTcgatacatatatatttataaatttttattatacaactCATGTAACACCCCAACGTTTCGCtgactttttttaattagttgaaagaccgtatatttttatttcaagtaagatttaaaataatcaaaatgctGCCAAAGACGGCTTCGatagatatatatttataaatttttattatacaactCGCGTAACACCCCTACTTTTCGCTGACTTTTTTTAATCAGTCGAAAGAaggtatatttttatttcaagtaAGGTTTAAAATATAGACTAGGGCTTGATTGGGAGTATGTTTTGGGATGAGCTTGCGTATTTGTTGGAGAAGACAAAGTCagcttttttatttcatttacaGCCCAATCACCACTTGTATTTCAGTTACCACAATTGAAGAGAAACAGTATTCAACGGTAAGAGCAAATGTCGGCTAAATCTCCACAAAACTTGAAATAAACCACATATCTCGAACAGAGAGAGATATAATAGAATGTAGGCGACGAGTTGTTTCTGAAATTGGGAACAAATTgtatgtgagagagagagagagagcaatagatgatgatgattaagAGAATGTTTCCGATTCCAGCAGCGGCTATGGTGAAttttgaagagagaaagatgGAGAGGTTCGAATTTGGGGAAAATCGAATTTGGGTAATACAAAGAGGAGAGGCCGAGAGAGATGAAGCCGATTTGGGGCCGAGAGGGTGAGTGTCTCTTCTTCGATTTTGGGCTTTTTATTAAAGTGTTGGGCTGTGAAAGTTTATCCAAGAGTTTGGGATGAAATTATTCATGTTGGGCTAAga
The genomic region above belongs to Salvia hispanica cultivar TCC Black 2014 chromosome 3, UniMelb_Shisp_WGS_1.0, whole genome shotgun sequence and contains:
- the LOC125215227 gene encoding protein indeterminate-domain 7-like, yielding MLQGNDSMSNLTSAISNEASINSSSNGNEMVGGTIPQQHMYNPSQPPPNKRRRNLPGNPDPDAEVVALSPHALMATNRFVCEICNKGFQREQNLQLHRRGHNLPWKLKQRSSKDVVRKKVYVCPEPSCVHHDAARALGDLTGIKKHFFRKHGEKKWKCEKCSKRYAVQSDWKAHSKICGTREYRCDCGTLFSRRDSFITHRAFCDALAEESSRAIPQTGPNHHNPQIHPFQNPNFPQLKQETLNFTLPPWLSVPENPFPETPSLAFSAAAPSLMSATALLQKAAQMGVAMRGKMPYLGPDHEDQTNILAARPHHQMGGGQGFSAASSAALAPRDEFAAAYENMAMAAASTSGFQGFEDSFNGMFNGKRNLESFQQGSGGRGGEDGMTRDFLGLRAFPHRDFSNMAGLDQMGSSTTSFDHQNQGPWQS